A DNA window from Gemella massiliensis contains the following coding sequences:
- a CDS encoding ATP-binding cassette domain-containing protein yields MLGIQNGLKKYGSKIIFENLNLKFLNGKIYGLVGENGSGKTVIMKCLCGYTTLTSGNVFQDNKKIRNKNNFIEDAGIIIENPKFTEDFTLYENLNIIKNLSDSKKEIDISYWLKFYNVEKYKDREYRQLSLGTKQKMLLIQAFMSNPTTLILDECFNGLDEVSANKTREYIKNYINPNRLIILTTHIKMDIDMLCDEVIYL; encoded by the coding sequence ATGTTAGGAATACAAAATGGTTTAAAAAAATATGGATCTAAGATTATTTTTGAAAATCTTAATTTAAAATTCTTGAATGGTAAAATTTACGGTTTGGTTGGAGAAAATGGTAGTGGAAAAACTGTAATAATGAAATGTTTATGTGGATATACTACTTTAACAAGCGGTAATGTTTTTCAAGATAATAAAAAAATACGTAATAAAAATAATTTTATAGAAGATGCAGGAATTATTATAGAAAATCCAAAGTTTACGGAAGATTTTACCCTTTATGAAAATTTGAATATTATAAAAAATTTGTCCGACAGTAAAAAAGAAATTGATATATCGTATTGGTTGAAATTTTATAATGTAGAGAAGTATAAGGATAGAGAATATAGACAGTTATCGCTTGGAACAAAACAAAAAATGCTATTAATACAGGCTTTTATGTCAAATCCCACAACTCTTATTTTAGATGAATGTTTCAATGGATTAGATGAGGTTTCTGCAAATAAAACAAGGGAATATATTAAAAATTATATAAATCCAAATCGTTTAATTATTCTTACAACTCATATAAAAATGGATATAGATATGTTATGTGATGAGGTAATATATTTATAG
- a CDS encoding MarR family winged helix-turn-helix transcriptional regulator, with amino-acid sequence MDNYKKAMNVMDDLRVTMKKLHNKENKPFRKVEFHALLIILEFQSITMQKLGEELGVTKSRVTAIISKLTDKGFVEQVPDTKDKRKKLLQLTKVGEEYMVSERTKYEEWFQQLWDKFTLEEQINWIHLIAKINKVVKGDLEEEE; translated from the coding sequence ATGGATAATTATAAAAAAGCTATGAATGTTATGGATGACCTTAGGGTAACGATGAAAAAACTTCATAACAAAGAAAATAAACCTTTTCGAAAGGTTGAATTCCACGCATTATTAATTATATTGGAATTTCAAAGTATAACAATGCAAAAACTTGGAGAGGAACTCGGTGTTACTAAATCTCGAGTTACGGCAATAATCTCAAAATTAACGGATAAAGGTTTTGTTGAACAGGTGCCGGATACTAAAGATAAAAGAAAAAAATTATTGCAATTAACTAAAGTTGGAGAAGAATATATGGTGAGCGAACGTACCAAATATGAAGAATGGTTTCAACAACTTTGGGATAAATTTACTTTAGAAGAACAAATTAATTGGATACATTTAATAGCTAAAATTAACAAAGTAGTTAAAGGAGATTTAGAGGAGGAAGAGTAA